The Streptomyces sp. NL15-2K genome contains a region encoding:
- a CDS encoding SAM-dependent methyltransferase encodes MSDTEGLPAGADPDKASVARMYDAMLGGQHNFGIDREAVAAFTAIDPQVRTLARANRAFLGRAVRFLVEAGVRQFIDLGSGIPTQGNVHEVAQAASPGARVVYVDNDPVAVAHSASLLADNPDADIVDADIRRPADILSSPQVRKLIDFEQPVAVLMITILHFVTPEENPAGIVAAFRDAVPEGSWLAMSHATNQDRPDTAAAVGQLYKSRATSPVTARSHAEILGLFTGFDLAEPGLVHVPLWRPDPDDRIPDNPSEYWVYAGVGRKNG; translated from the coding sequence GTGTCCGACACGGAGGGGCTCCCAGCGGGAGCCGATCCCGACAAGGCGAGCGTTGCCCGGATGTACGACGCCATGCTGGGCGGACAGCACAACTTCGGCATCGACCGGGAGGCGGTGGCGGCCTTCACGGCCATCGATCCCCAGGTGCGTACCCTGGCCCGCGCCAACCGCGCCTTCCTCGGACGAGCCGTTCGCTTCCTGGTCGAGGCCGGGGTGCGGCAGTTCATCGACCTCGGTTCGGGCATCCCGACCCAGGGCAACGTGCACGAGGTGGCACAGGCGGCGAGTCCGGGAGCCCGGGTGGTCTACGTGGACAACGATCCCGTGGCCGTGGCCCACAGCGCGTCCCTGCTGGCCGACAACCCGGACGCGGACATCGTCGACGCCGACATCCGGCGCCCGGCCGACATCCTGTCCTCCCCGCAGGTGCGGAAGCTGATCGACTTCGAGCAGCCCGTCGCCGTCCTGATGATCACGATCCTGCACTTCGTCACGCCCGAGGAGAACCCGGCCGGCATCGTGGCCGCCTTCCGGGACGCCGTACCCGAAGGCAGTTGGCTGGCCATGAGTCATGCCACCAACCAGGATCGCCCGGACACGGCCGCCGCCGTGGGACAGCTGTACAAGTCCAGGGCCACCTCGCCGGTGACCGCCCGCTCCCACGCCGAGATCCTCGGCCTCTTCACCGGCTTCGACCTGGCGGAGCCGGGCCTGGTCCACGTGCCCCTGTGGCGCCCGGACCCGGACGACCGGATCCCGGACAACCCGTCGGAGTACTGGGTGTACGCGGGAGTCGGCCGCAAGAACGGGTGA
- a CDS encoding ATP-binding protein, translating to MSPHTTSSPQLLDVPSTDRTHWLELPAHRSSVSVARRSMSARLTAWRLPGEVCADAVLLVSELVTNAVRHTLSTRVLCGIGLVTDGCLRLEVHDHGRPGHGLPRREPCAGDEGGRGLLLVEGLADAWGVDRSRLTGGNAVWANLTV from the coding sequence GTGTCCCCCCACACGACGTCCTCTCCCCAGCTGTTAGACGTCCCGAGCACGGACCGAACACACTGGCTCGAACTCCCGGCGCACCGCTCCAGCGTCTCGGTGGCCCGCCGCTCCATGAGCGCGCGGCTGACCGCGTGGCGGCTGCCGGGCGAGGTGTGCGCGGACGCCGTCCTGCTCGTGTCCGAGCTGGTCACCAACGCCGTGCGGCACACCCTCAGCACGCGGGTCCTGTGCGGCATCGGGCTCGTCACGGACGGGTGTCTCCGCCTCGAGGTGCACGACCACGGCCGGCCGGGCCACGGCCTGCCGCGACGCGAGCCCTGCGCCGGCGACGAGGGCGGCCGCGGCCTGCTCCTCGTGGAGGGGCTCGCGGACGCCTGGGGCGTCGACCGGTCGAGACTCACCGGCGGCAACGCGGTGTGGGCGAACCTGACGGTCTGA
- a CDS encoding helix-turn-helix transcriptional regulator, with the protein MSEGRSGTGSTSAPTVLRMILGRRLQERRQGAGASLEDAARALRVKPLTIRRLEKAEVGLKPLYVEKLLQTYGAEQQEIDEFVDLAERANEPGWWHTYRDVLPNWFSGYVSLETGAKTLRTYESHYVTGLLQTPQYARGVLRGGFPNDSDEDLQRRVDLRLRRQGLLERSAAPTLWVVMEEAVLHRVVGGPEVMRGQIDRLLEVSELEHVSVDIVPFTAGAHVGACAPFTYFRFEEPELPDIVYSEILSGAMYLDQRSDVAAHLEAHNRMSLLTSDADSRALLHRMRKEYS; encoded by the coding sequence GTGAGCGAAGGCCGTTCGGGCACGGGCAGCACCAGTGCGCCCACCGTTCTGCGCATGATCCTCGGCCGGCGGCTGCAGGAGCGGCGGCAGGGTGCGGGCGCGTCGCTGGAGGACGCGGCCAGGGCCCTGCGGGTCAAGCCCCTGACCATCCGCCGCCTGGAGAAGGCGGAGGTCGGCCTCAAGCCCCTCTACGTGGAGAAGCTGCTGCAGACCTACGGGGCCGAGCAGCAGGAGATCGACGAGTTCGTCGACCTCGCCGAGCGGGCCAACGAGCCCGGCTGGTGGCACACGTACCGCGATGTGCTGCCGAACTGGTTCAGCGGTTACGTGAGCCTGGAGACCGGTGCCAAGACCCTGCGCACCTATGAGTCCCACTACGTCACGGGGCTGCTGCAGACCCCCCAGTACGCGCGCGGAGTCCTGCGCGGGGGCTTCCCCAACGACAGTGACGAGGACCTTCAGCGACGCGTGGATCTGCGGCTGCGCCGCCAGGGACTGCTGGAGAGATCCGCCGCCCCCACGCTGTGGGTGGTGATGGAGGAAGCCGTACTGCACCGGGTGGTGGGCGGCCCGGAGGTCATGCGGGGGCAGATCGACCGGCTCCTGGAGGTCTCGGAACTCGAGCACGTCAGCGTCGACATCGTGCCGTTCACCGCGGGCGCCCACGTCGGCGCGTGCGCCCCGTTCACCTACTTCCGGTTCGAGGAGCCCGAGCTGCCCGACATCGTCTACAGCGAGATCCTCTCCGGTGCCATGTACCTGGACCAGCGCTCCGACGTCGCGGCCCATCTGGAGGCCCACAACCGCATGTCCCTGCTGACCTCGGACGCCGACAGCAGGGCACTCCTTCACCGCATGCGCAAGGAGTACTCATGA
- a CDS encoding CapA family protein, whose amino-acid sequence MTGGGVVTLFVCGDVMLGRGVDQILARPGDPALREDYVTDALSYVRLAESVNGPIPAPVDPSWPWGEALRVLEAAAPDVRIVNLETSVTGSDAFAPGKAVHYRMHPANLPALTVARPDVCVLANNHVLDFGRAGLEETLDALRRAGLRVAGAGRDADEAHAPAAVPVRTGGRVLVFALGARSSGVPSGWAATADLPGVAYVPELSLTAADAVVRRVRQEKRAGDIAVVSVHWGSNWGYLVPRDQRRFAHALVDGGVDLVHGHSSHHPRPVEVYRNRLILHGCGDFIDDYEGIGGYEEYRDDLRIMYLVTVAADTGGLTGLRMVPLRARRMRLEPATQEDAAWLHATVDRVSAGVRLTLESDGTIALVPPAAGAVP is encoded by the coding sequence ATGACCGGCGGCGGCGTGGTGACGCTGTTCGTGTGCGGCGATGTGATGCTCGGGCGTGGCGTCGACCAGATCCTGGCGCGGCCCGGCGATCCGGCGCTGCGGGAGGACTACGTCACGGACGCCCTGTCGTACGTGCGCCTGGCGGAGTCGGTCAACGGGCCGATCCCGGCCCCCGTCGACCCGTCCTGGCCGTGGGGCGAGGCCCTGCGCGTCCTGGAGGCGGCCGCGCCGGACGTCCGCATCGTCAATCTCGAGACGTCCGTCACGGGCAGTGACGCGTTCGCGCCCGGCAAGGCGGTCCACTACCGCATGCACCCGGCCAACCTGCCCGCCCTCACGGTGGCCCGCCCCGACGTCTGTGTCCTGGCCAACAACCACGTACTGGACTTCGGCCGGGCGGGCCTGGAGGAGACACTGGACGCGCTGCGCCGTGCGGGCCTGCGGGTGGCCGGCGCGGGTCGCGACGCCGACGAGGCACACGCGCCGGCGGCCGTCCCTGTCCGAACCGGCGGCCGTGTGCTCGTCTTCGCCCTCGGGGCACGGTCCAGCGGCGTCCCGTCCGGCTGGGCGGCCACCGCGGACCTGCCCGGCGTCGCCTACGTCCCCGAGCTGTCCCTCACCGCGGCCGACGCGGTGGTGCGGCGGGTGCGGCAGGAGAAGCGGGCGGGCGACATCGCGGTCGTGTCCGTGCACTGGGGCTCCAACTGGGGATACCTCGTTCCCCGGGACCAGCGCCGCTTCGCGCACGCCCTGGTGGACGGCGGCGTCGACCTCGTCCACGGGCACTCCTCGCACCACCCCCGCCCCGTCGAGGTGTACCGGAACCGGCTGATCCTGCACGGCTGCGGCGACTTCATCGACGACTACGAGGGCATCGGCGGCTACGAGGAGTACCGCGACGACCTCCGGATCATGTACCTCGTCACGGTGGCGGCGGACACGGGCGGGCTGACCGGGCTGCGCATGGTGCCCCTGCGTGCCCGGCGCATGCGGCTGGAGCCCGCCACCCAGGAGGACGCCGCCTGGCTGCACGCGACCGTCGACCGGGTCAGCGCCGGCGTACGTCTCACGCTGGAGTCCGACGGCACGATCGCGCTGGTGCCGCCCGCCGCGGGTGCCGTCCCATGA
- a CDS encoding LacI family DNA-binding transcriptional regulator, whose protein sequence is MADVAKLAGVSSQTVSRVSNGHPGVISSTREQVLAAMRELGYRPNSAARALRYGQFNTIGVILFSLSSTGNSRTVEAIATHAAAEGYAITLIPIDVPTQDNVLGAFTRMGELAVDAVIVIMEIHLLDTGTVQLPPGVHVVVVDSDAGDRYSVVDTDQADGARKAVRHLLDLGHRTVWHVTGPETSFAGQRRTQAWRAVLEEAGRPVPPPLRGDWSAESGYAAGLALVEEPDCTAVFASNDQMALGLLRAFHERGLSVPRDVSVVGFDDIPDAAFFVPPLTTVHQDFAEVGRRCVQDALRQIRTRGGSRPGTDLVPTRLAIRHSTAPPRS, encoded by the coding sequence ATGGCCGATGTCGCCAAGCTCGCGGGGGTCTCGTCCCAGACGGTCTCGCGGGTCTCCAACGGCCATCCCGGAGTGATCAGTTCGACACGGGAGCAGGTGCTCGCGGCGATGCGGGAACTGGGCTACCGGCCCAACAGCGCGGCACGCGCCCTGCGGTACGGCCAGTTCAACACCATCGGCGTGATCCTCTTCAGCCTGTCCTCGACGGGCAACAGCCGCACCGTGGAGGCGATCGCCACGCACGCCGCGGCCGAGGGATACGCGATCACCCTGATCCCCATCGACGTCCCCACCCAGGACAACGTACTGGGGGCCTTCACCCGGATGGGCGAGCTGGCCGTCGACGCCGTCATCGTCATCATGGAGATCCATCTGCTCGACACCGGCACGGTGCAGCTGCCGCCGGGCGTGCACGTCGTCGTCGTGGACTCCGACGCCGGGGACCGCTACAGCGTGGTCGACACCGACCAGGCCGACGGCGCCCGGAAAGCCGTCCGGCACCTGCTCGACCTGGGCCATCGGACCGTATGGCATGTGACCGGCCCCGAGACGTCCTTCGCCGGCCAGCGCCGGACCCAGGCCTGGCGCGCCGTCCTGGAGGAGGCGGGACGCCCGGTTCCGCCGCCCCTGCGCGGCGACTGGTCGGCCGAGTCCGGCTACGCGGCCGGCCTCGCGCTCGTCGAGGAGCCCGACTGCACCGCCGTGTTCGCCTCCAACGACCAGATGGCCCTGGGTCTGCTGCGCGCCTTCCACGAACGCGGCCTGTCCGTCCCCCGGGACGTCAGCGTGGTCGGCTTCGACGACATCCCCGACGCCGCCTTCTTCGTCCCGCCCCTCACCACCGTCCACCAGGACTTCGCCGAGGTGGGGCGCCGCTGCGTCCAGGACGCCCTCCGCCAGATCCGCACCCGCGGCGGCTCCCGCCCGGGGACCGACCTCGTCCCGACCCGTCTGGCGATCAGACACAGCACGGCACCGCCACGCAGCTGA
- the htpG gene encoding molecular chaperone HtpG has product MSTETFEFQVEARQLLQLMIHSVYSNKDVFLRELVSNASDALDKLRLEALRDDTLDADVSDLHVEIEIDKDARTLTVRDNGIGMSYDEVGQLIGTIANSGTAKFLQELREAQEAGGADGLIGQFGVGFYAGFMVADEVTLVTRRAGESEGTRWTSRGEGTYTLGRADEAPQGTAVTLHLKPADPENQLHDYTSAWKIKEIVKRYSDFITWPIRLVPESGDGDAGDAASEPETLNSMKALWARSREEVSDDEYHELYRHIGHDWREPLETIRLQAEGTFEYQALLFVPSHAPHDLFTQGFKRGVQLYVKRVFIMDDCEALLPPYLRFVKGVVDAQDLSLNVSREILQQDRHIRMMRSRLTKKVLSTVKDMMASAPDRYTTFWREFGAVLKEGLITDADNRDALLAVSSFATTHGDDEPTTLKSYVERMKDGQDDIYYLTGESRQSIENSPHMEAFRAKGVEVLLLTDAVDEVWVDAVGEYEGKKLRSVAKGEIDLGAEGDDKADGEREKQTEEYAGLLGWMKEHLDEDVKDVRLSSRLTVSPACVVSDAHDLTPALENMYRAMGQEVPRTQRILELNPDHLLVKGLNQAYKEREDRTRLAETAELLHGLAVLAEGGQPKEPARFVKLVADRLESTL; this is encoded by the coding sequence ATGTCGACCGAAACGTTTGAGTTCCAAGTAGAGGCCCGTCAGCTCCTTCAGCTGATGATCCACTCGGTCTACTCGAACAAGGATGTCTTCCTGCGCGAACTCGTCTCCAACGCCTCCGACGCACTGGACAAGCTGCGTCTGGAGGCCCTGCGGGACGACACGCTCGACGCCGATGTGTCCGACCTGCACGTCGAGATCGAGATCGACAAGGACGCCCGCACCCTCACCGTGCGGGACAACGGCATCGGGATGTCGTACGACGAGGTCGGGCAGCTCATCGGCACGATCGCCAACTCGGGCACGGCCAAGTTCCTCCAGGAACTGCGGGAGGCCCAGGAGGCGGGGGGAGCCGACGGGCTCATCGGCCAGTTCGGCGTCGGCTTCTACGCCGGCTTCATGGTGGCCGACGAGGTGACCCTGGTGACCAGGCGCGCCGGCGAGAGCGAGGGCACCCGCTGGACGTCGCGCGGTGAGGGCACGTACACCCTGGGGAGGGCCGACGAGGCCCCCCAGGGCACCGCCGTCACCCTGCACCTCAAGCCGGCGGACCCCGAGAACCAGCTGCACGACTACACCTCCGCCTGGAAGATCAAGGAGATCGTCAAGCGGTACTCGGACTTCATCACCTGGCCGATCCGGCTCGTCCCGGAATCGGGCGACGGGGACGCCGGGGACGCCGCGTCCGAACCCGAGACGCTGAACTCGATGAAGGCCCTGTGGGCGCGCTCGCGCGAGGAGGTGTCCGACGACGAGTACCACGAGCTGTACAGGCACATCGGCCACGACTGGCGTGAACCGCTGGAGACGATCCGCCTCCAGGCGGAGGGCACCTTCGAGTACCAGGCCCTGCTGTTCGTCCCCTCGCACGCGCCGCACGACCTGTTCACGCAGGGCTTCAAGCGCGGTGTGCAGCTGTATGTGAAGCGCGTCTTCATCATGGACGACTGCGAGGCGCTGCTGCCGCCGTACCTCCGCTTCGTCAAGGGAGTCGTCGACGCACAGGACCTCTCGCTCAACGTGTCCCGCGAGATCCTCCAGCAGGACCGCCACATCCGGATGATGCGGAGCCGGCTGACGAAGAAGGTCCTGTCCACGGTCAAGGACATGATGGCGTCCGCCCCGGACCGCTACACCACGTTCTGGCGGGAGTTCGGCGCCGTCCTGAAGGAAGGACTGATCACCGACGCGGACAACCGTGACGCCCTCCTCGCCGTCTCGTCGTTCGCGACCACGCACGGCGACGACGAGCCGACCACGCTGAAGAGTTACGTGGAGCGGATGAAGGACGGCCAGGACGACATCTACTACCTGACCGGCGAGTCCCGGCAGAGCATCGAGAACTCCCCGCACATGGAGGCCTTCCGGGCCAAGGGTGTCGAGGTCCTGCTGCTCACCGACGCCGTCGACGAGGTGTGGGTCGACGCCGTGGGCGAGTACGAGGGCAAGAAGCTGCGCTCCGTCGCCAAGGGCGAGATCGATCTCGGCGCCGAAGGGGACGACAAGGCCGACGGCGAGCGGGAGAAGCAGACCGAGGAGTATGCCGGGCTGCTCGGCTGGATGAAGGAGCACCTGGACGAGGACGTCAAGGACGTGCGCCTCTCCTCGCGCCTCACCGTCTCTCCGGCCTGCGTCGTCTCGGACGCGCACGACCTCACCCCGGCGCTCGAGAACATGTACCGCGCGATGGGCCAGGAGGTGCCGCGCACCCAGCGGATCCTCGAACTCAACCCCGACCACCTGCTGGTGAAGGGCCTGAACCAGGCGTACAAGGAACGCGAGGACCGCACGCGGCTCGCCGAGACCGCCGAACTGCTCCACGGCCTGGCGGTGCTCGCCGAGGGCGGTCAGCCCAAGGAACCCGCACGGTTCGTCAAGCTGGTGGCGGACCGCCTGGAGAGCACGCTGTAG
- a CDS encoding SAM-dependent methyltransferase has translation MTNTNAARDIDTSRPHSARMYDYYLGGKDHFDVDKKAAETVAAAYPGIFVCARENRAFMHRATRVLAQEHGIRQWLDIGTGIPTEPNLHQVAQSVVPDARVVYADNDPLVLKYAERLMRSTPQGRTTYIEADVNDPGSLLGAPELAGVLDLDRPVALSLNALMHFVTDAQDPYGIVHRLLAALPSGSALALSHCTPDFDPATWQKVTDIYTGAGTPVRFRSREDVARFFDGLDLLDPGISVGHRWRPDGVPTATDAEVSLWTGVGIKP, from the coding sequence ATGACCAACACGAACGCCGCGCGGGACATCGACACCAGCAGGCCCCACTCCGCCCGGATGTACGACTACTACCTCGGCGGCAAGGACCACTTCGACGTCGACAAGAAGGCGGCCGAGACCGTCGCGGCGGCCTACCCCGGCATCTTCGTGTGCGCCCGCGAGAACCGCGCCTTCATGCACCGCGCCACCCGCGTCCTCGCGCAGGAGCACGGCATCCGCCAGTGGCTGGACATCGGCACCGGCATCCCCACCGAGCCGAACCTGCACCAGGTGGCCCAGTCCGTGGTCCCCGACGCCCGTGTGGTCTACGCCGACAACGACCCCCTCGTCCTCAAGTACGCCGAGCGCCTGATGCGCAGCACGCCCCAGGGCCGCACCACGTACATCGAGGCGGACGTCAACGACCCCGGCTCGCTGCTGGGCGCCCCCGAGCTGGCCGGGGTCCTGGACCTGGACCGGCCGGTGGCCCTGTCGCTCAACGCCCTCATGCACTTCGTCACGGACGCGCAGGACCCGTACGGCATAGTGCACCGTCTGCTGGCCGCGCTTCCCTCGGGCAGCGCGCTGGCCCTGAGCCACTGCACGCCCGACTTCGACCCGGCCACCTGGCAGAAGGTCACCGACATCTACACCGGCGCGGGCACACCGGTGCGGTTCCGCTCGCGCGAGGACGTCGCCCGCTTCTTCGACGGGCTCGACCTGCTCGACCCCGGCATCAGCGTCGGCCACCGCTGGCGCCCGGACGGTGTCCCCACCGCCACGGACGCCGAGGTCAGCCTGTGGACCGGGGTGGGCATCAAGCCGTAG
- a CDS encoding lytic polysaccharide monooxygenase: protein MLAAVLLCLIPWSGTAAAHGSVVDPASRNYGCWLRWGSDFQNPAMEQQDPMCWQAWQDNPNAMWNWNGLYRNGSAGNFEAVVPDGQLCSGGRTEGGRYNSLDTVGPWKTTDVGSDFTVRLYDQASHGADYFLVYVTRQGFDPATQPLTWDDLQLVAKTGRYAPSQNYSIDVSTSGLSGRHVVYTIWQASHMDQTYFLCSDVNFR from the coding sequence ATGCTCGCCGCAGTGCTGCTCTGCCTGATCCCCTGGAGCGGCACCGCCGCCGCCCACGGCTCGGTCGTCGACCCGGCATCCCGCAACTACGGCTGCTGGCTCCGGTGGGGATCCGACTTCCAGAACCCGGCCATGGAGCAGCAGGACCCCATGTGCTGGCAGGCGTGGCAGGACAACCCGAACGCCATGTGGAACTGGAACGGCCTGTACCGCAACGGCTCCGCCGGCAACTTCGAGGCGGTCGTCCCCGACGGGCAACTGTGCAGCGGCGGCCGGACAGAAGGCGGCCGGTACAACTCCCTGGACACCGTGGGCCCCTGGAAGACGACGGACGTCGGCAGCGACTTCACCGTGCGCCTGTACGACCAGGCCAGCCATGGCGCCGACTACTTCCTCGTCTACGTCACCCGGCAGGGCTTCGACCCCGCCACCCAGCCGCTGACCTGGGACGACCTCCAACTCGTCGCCAAAACGGGCCGCTACGCCCCCAGCCAGAACTACTCCATCGACGTGAGCACGTCTGGCCTCAGCGGCCGCCACGTCGTCTACACGATCTGGCAGGCGTCGCACATGGACCAGACGTACTTCCTGTGCAGTGACGTGAACTTCCGCTGA
- a CDS encoding SpoIIE family protein phosphatase codes for MANSCPRRATAARTPKGTTLRNEPRSRTADAPVAPPAPRRSLLSPAADAIGSELDLPLTGSHVVHALTPGFCDAASVYLLERWRREENAYVTVDPPQIEARRLAVRVGTDTLEDWEGMLPVGEVIVFPRETPYARALAAGHAQVLDTVDAHTSERLVAAGGGDARIGELLSRVGSFLVVPLRLRGAAVGFLTCTRGPDRAPFLPADVAAAESLAARASIALDNARRYERERRTALAIRNSLLPGSVQEFEGCRIAHGCLPAGQGTVIGGDWFDVLKRPGDRVGLIVGDAMGHGPESAVAMIQLRTAARTLAGFDIPPADLIRRLDALADDTPGASFATCMYAEWDARRCTCTLVGAGHPPPLLRGPDGRTAPVPLVGPGLPLGLGADTYEATVLSVPEPALLVLYSDGLVECRDADIDQEITRLARTLDTAAVEPVADDRDALPALCQRLLHAPSDASGADDRTLLLAELTPAKG; via the coding sequence GTGGCGAACAGTTGTCCCCGCCGCGCGACCGCAGCCCGCACCCCGAAAGGCACGACCCTGCGGAACGAACCGCGCAGCCGCACCGCCGACGCACCCGTCGCACCGCCCGCGCCCCGACGGTCGCTCTTGTCCCCCGCGGCCGACGCCATCGGCTCGGAACTCGATCTGCCCCTGACCGGCAGCCATGTCGTGCACGCGCTGACGCCCGGGTTCTGCGACGCGGCGTCGGTCTATCTGCTGGAGCGCTGGCGGCGCGAGGAGAACGCGTACGTCACCGTGGATCCGCCCCAGATCGAGGCGCGCCGACTGGCGGTGCGGGTGGGAACGGACACGCTCGAGGACTGGGAGGGCATGCTGCCGGTCGGTGAGGTGATCGTCTTCCCCCGTGAGACGCCGTACGCCCGCGCGCTTGCCGCCGGACACGCCCAGGTGCTCGACACGGTCGACGCGCACACGTCCGAGCGGCTCGTCGCCGCCGGCGGCGGTGACGCCCGCATCGGCGAGCTGCTGTCGCGGGTGGGTTCGTTTCTCGTCGTCCCGCTGCGTCTGCGGGGCGCGGCGGTCGGCTTCCTCACCTGTACACGCGGACCGGACCGGGCGCCGTTCCTGCCCGCGGACGTGGCGGCCGCGGAGTCGCTGGCCGCGCGGGCCTCCATCGCCCTGGACAACGCGCGCCGGTACGAGCGCGAGCGCCGCACCGCCCTGGCCATCCGCAACAGTCTGCTGCCCGGCTCGGTCCAGGAGTTCGAGGGCTGCCGGATCGCCCACGGCTGCCTGCCCGCCGGGCAGGGCACCGTCATCGGCGGTGACTGGTTCGACGTGCTGAAACGGCCGGGTGACCGGGTCGGCCTGATCGTCGGGGACGCCATGGGGCACGGTCCCGAGTCCGCCGTCGCGATGATCCAGCTGCGCACCGCCGCCCGTACCCTCGCGGGATTCGACATCCCTCCGGCCGATCTCATACGGCGGCTCGACGCGCTCGCCGACGACACACCGGGCGCCTCCTTCGCGACCTGTATGTACGCCGAATGGGACGCCCGGCGCTGCACCTGCACCCTCGTGGGCGCGGGCCACCCTCCCCCACTGCTGCGCGGCCCGGACGGCCGGACCGCCCCGGTCCCGCTCGTCGGACCGGGCCTGCCCCTCGGACTCGGCGCGGACACCTACGAGGCCACCGTGCTGAGCGTGCCGGAACCGGCCCTCCTCGTCCTCTACAGCGACGGTCTGGTCGAGTGCCGCGACGCCGACATCGATCAGGAGATCACCCGCCTCGCGCGCACCCTGGACACGGCCGCCGTCGAGCCCGTGGCCGACGACCGCGACGCGCTGCCCGCGCTGTGCCAACGGCTCCTGCACGCCCCTTCCGACGCGTCAGGCGCCGACGACCGCACCCTGCTGCTCGCCGAGCTGACACCCGCGAAGGGCTGA
- a CDS encoding DUF397 domain-containing protein has product MTTIDGHVYNGMPASDLGDHGWESPWSGPNGGQCVQTKQLADGRVALRQSTDPAGPALIYTPEEIAAFLAGVKRGLADHLAAG; this is encoded by the coding sequence ATGACGACCATCGACGGCCACGTCTACAACGGGATGCCCGCCTCGGACCTCGGCGATCACGGCTGGGAGTCTCCGTGGAGCGGTCCCAACGGGGGCCAGTGCGTGCAGACCAAGCAGCTCGCCGACGGCCGCGTGGCCCTGCGGCAGTCGACCGATCCCGCCGGTCCCGCGCTGATCTACACCCCCGAGGAGATCGCCGCGTTCCTCGCGGGAGTCAAGCGGGGCCTCGCGGACCACCTGGCGGCCGGCTGA